Proteins encoded together in one Falco biarmicus isolate bFalBia1 chromosome 4, bFalBia1.pri, whole genome shotgun sequence window:
- the LOC130148411 gene encoding glucagon receptor-like, whose protein sequence is MRDMPRSGYQRSLVHLTWMCLFSSMPHGGARVLEKTFEEWMRYRDECLRRMASEPYPAGLFCNRTFDMYACWPDGSPGTFVNVSCPFYLPWFEKVKHGLVSRRCGADGQWVTVNGSQPWRDYSQCEEEMESTVEEEGAHQLMVSFKVLYTVGYSLSLLTLISALLVLTVFRKLRCTRNYIHANLFASFGLRATSVMVKDALLEKRWGMEVLQVADWEALLSHEAALGCRAAQVLMQYCILANHYWFLVEAIYLYKLLIGAVFSEKNYYRLYLYLGWGTPVVFVVPWMAAKYLKENVECWALNENMAYWWIIRIPILLASLINLLIFMRILKVILAKLRANQKGYADYKLRLAKATLTLIPLFGIHEVVFIFATDEQTTGILRYIKVFFTLFLNSFQGFLVAVLYCFANKEVKSEMKKKWQLWKLDHPELCCAQ, encoded by the exons ATGAGGGACATGCCCAGGTCTGGCTACCAGCGGAGCCTTGTCCATCTCACCTGGATGTGCCTGTTCTCCTCCATGCCA CATGGTGGGGCCAGGGTGCTGGAGAAGACCTTCGAGGAGTGGATGCGGTACCGTGATGAGTGCTTGAGGAGGATGGCGAGCGAGCCCTACCCAGCAG GGCTCTTCTGCAACCGGACCTTTGACATGTACGCTTGCTGGCCCGACGGGAGCCCTGGCACCTTTGTCAACGTCTCCTGCCCCTTCTACCTGCCCTGGTTCGAGAAAG TGAAGCACGGGCTGGTGAGCCGCCGGTGCGGTGCTGACGGGCAGTGGGTGACAGTGAACGGCAGCCAGCCCTGGCGGGACTACTCGCAGTGTGAGGAGGAGATGGAGTCCACTGTCGAGGAG GAGGGTGCCCACCAGCTGATGGTGAGCTTCAAGGTGCTCTACACCGTGGGGTACTCGCTGTCGCTCCTGACACTCATCTCTGCCCTGCTCGTCCTCACTGTCTTCAG AAAGCTCCGCTGCACCAGGAACTACATTCATGCCAACCTCTTTGCCTCCTTCGGGCTGCGGGCGACCTCGGTGATGGTGAAGGACGCACTGTTGGAGAAGCGCTGGGGCATGGAGGTGTTGCAGGTGGCTGACTGGGAGGCTCTGCTGAGCCACGAG GCGGCACTGGGGTGCCGGGCGGCGCAGGTGCTGATGCAGTACTGCATCCTGGCCAACCACTACTGGTTCCTGGTGGAAGCCATCTACCTCTACAAGCTGCTTATTGGGGCCGTCTTCTCCGAGAAGAATTACTACAGGCTCTACCTCTACCTGGGCTGGG GGACCCCCGTGGTGTTCGTGGTGCCCTGGATGGCTGCCAAGTACCTGAAGGAGAACGTGGA GTGCTGGGCACTGAATGAGAACATGGCTTACTGGTGGATCATCCGCATCCCCATCCTGCTCGCCTCCCTG ATCAACCTGCTGATCTTCATGCGGATCCTCAAGGTGATCCTGGCCAAGCTCCGTGCCAACCAGAAGGGCTACGCAGACTACAAGCTGCG gctGGCCAAAGCCACGCTCACCCTCATCCCCCTCTTTGGGATCCACGAGGTGGTCTTCATCTTTGCCACCGACGAGCAAACCACGGGCATCCTGCGCTACATCAAGGTGTTCTTCACCCTCTTCCTCAACTCCTTCCAG GGCTTCCTGGTGGCCGTGCTGTACTGCTTCGCCAACAAGGAG GTGAAGTCAGAGATGAAGAAGAAGTGGCAGCTCTGGAAGCTCGACCACCCGGAGCTCTGCTGTGCCCAGTGA